In Xanthomonas sacchari, a genomic segment contains:
- the nudK gene encoding GDP-mannose pyrophosphatase NudK, translating into MDPSCISGNPRVRVTHIEVLSDNWYVLRKVSFDFQRQDGRWQPLTREAYDRGNGAAILLYSRAKGTVMLTRQFRMPTLLNGNPDGMLIEACAGLLDHDDPETCIRKETEEETGYRIENVRKVFEAFMSPGSVTERLYFFVGEYVDRDKIGAGGGVAAEGEEIEVLELALDAALAMIDSGAIADAKTIMLLQYAKLHGLLG; encoded by the coding sequence TTGGACCCCTCCTGCATTTCCGGCAATCCCCGCGTGCGCGTCACCCACATCGAAGTGCTGTCGGACAACTGGTATGTGTTGCGCAAGGTCAGTTTCGATTTCCAGCGTCAGGACGGCCGCTGGCAGCCGCTCACCCGCGAGGCCTACGACCGCGGCAACGGCGCGGCCATCCTGCTGTACAGCCGCGCCAAGGGCACGGTGATGCTGACCCGCCAGTTCCGCATGCCGACCCTGCTCAACGGCAATCCCGACGGCATGCTGATCGAAGCCTGCGCCGGGCTGCTCGACCATGACGATCCGGAGACCTGCATCCGCAAGGAGACCGAGGAGGAGACCGGCTACCGGATCGAAAACGTGCGCAAGGTGTTCGAGGCGTTCATGAGCCCGGGTTCGGTGACCGAGCGGCTGTACTTCTTCGTGGGCGAGTACGTGGACCGCGACAAGATCGGTGCCGGCGGCGGCGTGGCCGCCGAGGGCGAGGAGATCGAGGTGCTGGAGCTGGCGCTGGATGCGGCGCTGGCGATGATCGACAGCGGCGCGATCGCCGATGCCAAGACCATCATGCTGCTGCAGTACGCCAAGCTGCACGGGTTGCTGGGATAG